One Xylanibacillus composti genomic region harbors:
- a CDS encoding 3-oxoacyl-[acyl-carrier-protein] synthase III C-terminal domain-containing protein — MIGWIDFACYVPEARSSIRSMKTELGLTEEQLRVLTDDYGLRQVAVEPRLRADHMMAQAGRMVARRNPEQLRHVDWILHTHTFNPFTPFLVEPLSDFQREWGLEGAKVRSVSQMNCASLDLLFYTAKLLLEHKRAKAVLLLAADKMFLPNSRYLQDSTVSGDAAAAVLLSRDAHEHRLVSSAIHSDATLYNSVLAEPREFEWFQRSFYVGLVKIMRQALKHAGLAIDQLAYIFPANVNQTAWIRVASALGIPRETFYFPTLPEIGHAHNADPLLNLEAALQNQILRKGDYYATLTVGMGSTFGCTVFQYGSVRKE; from the coding sequence ATGATCGGATGGATCGATTTCGCCTGCTATGTGCCGGAAGCGAGAAGCAGCATACGCTCCATGAAGACGGAGCTTGGCCTCACGGAAGAGCAGCTGCGCGTGCTGACAGACGATTATGGTCTGCGGCAAGTCGCCGTAGAGCCTAGGCTGCGCGCCGATCACATGATGGCTCAAGCAGGAAGGATGGTTGCACGGAGAAATCCGGAGCAGCTGCGCCACGTTGACTGGATTTTGCATACGCACACATTCAACCCGTTTACCCCTTTTCTCGTAGAGCCGCTGTCTGATTTCCAGCGCGAATGGGGGTTGGAGGGCGCCAAGGTCAGAAGCGTGTCGCAGATGAATTGCGCTTCACTGGATTTGCTTTTTTATACCGCGAAGCTGCTGCTGGAGCATAAGCGTGCGAAGGCTGTCTTGCTATTGGCGGCGGACAAAATGTTTTTGCCCAACAGCCGCTACCTGCAGGACAGCACAGTATCCGGCGATGCGGCAGCAGCGGTCCTGCTGTCTCGGGATGCGCACGAACACAGATTGGTCAGCTCGGCCATTCATTCCGACGCGACCCTTTACAACAGCGTCCTGGCAGAGCCGCGTGAATTCGAGTGGTTTCAGCGGTCGTTCTATGTCGGCTTGGTCAAGATTATGCGGCAGGCCTTGAAGCATGCTGGGCTCGCCATAGATCAACTCGCCTATATCTTCCCGGCGAATGTGAATCAAACTGCATGGATTCGCGTCGCGTCTGCGCTCGGCATACCACGGGAAACATTTTATTTCCCTACTCTCCCCGAGATTGGACATGCGCATAACGCTGACCCCCTGCTTAATTTGGAGGCAGCCCTGCAAAATCAAATTCTGCGCAAGGGAGATTACTACGCTACACTGACAGTCGGCATGGGCAGCACCTTCGGCTGTACAGTGTTTCAATATGGATCGGTCCGTAAGGAGTGA